One Pseudomonas sp. B21_DOA genomic window, CGCGGCGGGGATTGCGCTGGCGAAGCCGCCAGCGGCGTGATTCGGTTAGCGCTTGCCCGAGTTGTCGATGCGGGCCGTGCTGCTGCGTGGTGTCAGCTCGAACGGCAGAACGACATGCCTTTCTGACAGCGGCAGTTTTTCGATCAGGGCAATCAGCATCTCGACCGCTTTGGTCCCGAAGACTTCGGCCGGTTGCGAAATAGTAGTCAGCGGCGGATCGCAGTAGGCAGCCATGGGAATGTCGTCGAAACCGACCAGTGAAATGTCCTCGGGCACACGCAGTCCCGCTTGGCGGATGCGCTTGAGCGCACCGATGGCCATTTCATCGTTTTCACAGAACAGCGCGGTGGGTCTATTGACCATTGCCAGCATCCTTTCCGCTCCTGCGAAGCCGGCTTCAAGGGTGAAGTTGCCATGGCAGATAAGTGCTTCGTCGAAAGCAATCCCGGCCTCGCGCAATGCCGCTTCGTAGCCTGCCAGTCGATCGCGGGTCAGCGGGCTGTTTTTCGAGCCTTTGATCAGGCCGATGCGTCGGTGTCCCAATGCAATCAGGTGATCGGTCATGGCTTTGGCAGCGCCGACGTTGTCGAGGCTGATGGTCGGATAACGCCCGGCCTTGACCACTTCGCAAGCGTTGACGATGGGCGGTAGATCGGCGTCGGCCGGAGCGTGTTCGAACGGGTCGTAGGCGCGCAACTGGATCACCCCGTCGGCCTGATAGGCGTATACCAGCTCGGCGAATTGCCGCTCCAGTTCTTCCCGGCCCTGGGTGTCGCAGAGCAGCAAGCGATAGCCGGCCGCCTGCGCCGCTTGCTGGGCGCCGCTGATGACCCGGGCAAAAAAGGTGTTGGCGATGGTCGGCACCAGAATCACCAGATTGCCGGTACGCCGCGAGCGGAACTGCACGGCCATCAGATTCGGCCGATAGCCGGCCTGCTCCACGGCGGCCATGACGCGCTCACGGGTTGGCGCGAGGACGCGCTCGGGCGATTTCAACGTACGAGACACCGTCGCCACGGAAACGCCGGCCAGCCGAGCCACTTCGCGAATATTGGACAAAACCACCTCGTTGATTCATGCCGATCAGGCGCGGAGCTTACCGCAGGCGACGAGCGATCGAAACGCTGTCGATCATCCGCTGGCATTTGACACTCGGCTAATTCAAGCCTAGATTTCGCCCACGATGTAACCGGTTACATCACTCATCAACATTGCATCCAGCTACCGAGACGACTGCCATGTACGCTGCCGCAAAAATAAGAATGGGTTTTGTTGGAGGCGGTGAAGGTTCATTCATTGCCCGTGCCCACCGGCAAGCCGCCGGCCTCGACGGACGCTTCGAACTGGTCTGCGGCGCGTTCAGCCGCGACTCGGAGAATAATCAGCGCACCGCTGCGACCCTGGGAGTATCCGCCGAACGTTGTTACGACGATTGGCAAACCCTGCTTACCCGCGAAGCCGCCCTGCCCGCCGAGCAGCGCATGCAACTGCTGGTCATCGTCACTCCGAATCATCTGCACGCACCGATTGCCCGTGAGGCATTGAGCGCCGGTTTTCATGTGTTCAGCGAGAAACCCGCGGCGCTGAACCTCGCCGAGGTGCAGGCGCTGCGCTCGGTGGTCATCAACAGCCAGCGAATTTACGGGCTGGCGCACACCTACCTCGGTTACGCGATGGTCTGGCAGGCCCGCGAAATGGTCGTCAGCGGCGTGCTCGGGCGCGTGCGCAAAGTCCTCGTCGAATACCCGCAAGGCTGGCTCAGCAGCGACGTCGCCGGGCAAGGCAACAAGCAGGCCGGCTGGCGCGACGACCCGACACAATCCGGGATCGGCGGCTGCATCGGCGATATCGGCACTCATGCGTTTTCCCTGGCGGAGTTCGTTGCCGGCCAGTCGATCCAGTTCATCAGCGCGATGCTCGGCGCCCATGTCGAGGGTCGGCAACTGGATGACGATGTGGCGATGCTATTCAAAATGAGCGACGGCGCCAGTGGCGTATTGCTCGCCAGCCAGGTCTGCGCCGGTGAAGAGAACCCGCTGAAGATTCGCGTCTACGGGGACAAGGGTGGACTTGAATGGCGGCAGGAAGAACCGGCCAGCCTGATTCATCGACCATTGGACGAGCCGATGCGCGTTCTGCGTTCCGGCGTCGGACAACCGTGGCTGTGCGCCGCCGCAACCCAGCGCATGCGCCTGCCCGCCGGGCATCCCGAAGGTTATCTGGAAGCCATGGCCAATCTGTACGGCGCCCTCGCCGAAGCGATTCTACAAGGCACTGAGGGACATCAAGCGCCGGGCGTTCCGGGCATTGAAACCGGCCTGCGCGGCATGGCGTTTATCGAAACCGCCATCGCCAATCATCTTGGCAACGAGAAGTGGAGCGAGATCCCCGGCCAACTGACAGGAGCCCCGAACAATGAACAGTAATCAGCAGAACGCCGCAGGTTTGAAAGGCCCCGGTATCTTCCTCGCGCAGTTCATCGCTGACGAAGCGCCTTTCGACTCGCTCGCCAACATCGCCGAATGGGCGGCCTCGCAAGGCTACAAAGCCATCCAGGTACCGACCCTCGGCACGCGCTTCCTCGATCTGCAGCGCGCCGCTGAGAGCCAGGATTACTGCGACGAGCTCATCGCTGTCTGCGCCCGCACCGGCGTGGTAATCAGTGAGCTGTCGACGCACCTGCAAGGACAATTGGTCGCGGTGCATCCGGCGTTTGACAGCTTGTTCGACGACTTCGCCCCGCCAGCACTGCGCGGCAAACCCCGCGAGCGCACCGAGTGGGCCATCGAACAGTTGAAACTGGCCGCCCGTGCCAGCCAGCGTCTCGGACTGACGGCCCATGCGACCTTTTCCGGCGCCCTGCTCTGGCCCTACGTCTATCCGTGGCCGCAACGTCCGGCTGGCTTGGTCGAGCAAGGTTTCGCCGAACTGGGCAAGCGCTGGCTGCCGATTCTCGACTGCTTCGAAGAGGCAGGCGTTGATCTGTGCTACGAAATCCATCCCGGCGAAGACTTGCATGACGGCGCGTCGTTCGAGCAGTTTCTCGAAGCGGTGAACCACCACCCTCGTGCCGCAATTCTGTATGACCCGAGTCATCTGCTGCTGCAGCAAATGGACTACCTCGGCTTCATCGATCGTTACCACCAACGCATCCGCATGTTCCACGTCAAGGATGCCGAGTTCCGCCCCGATGCGCGCTCCGGCGTCTACGGCGGTTATCAGGGTTGGGTCGAGCGTCCCGGACGCTTTCGCTCGCTGGGCGACGGCCAGATCGATTTCAAATCGATCTTCAGCAAATTGTGCCAATACGACTTCAACGGCTGGGCCGTGCTGGAGTGGGAGTGCTGCCTGAAAGACTCCGCACAGGGCGCGGCGGAAGGCGCGGCGTTCATCGAGCGGCACATGATCCGCAAGACCGCCAAGGCTTTCGACGATTTCGCCGGGGTCAGCGCTGACGCCGCTTCCAACCGGCGCTTGCTCGGCCTGACTGACGACTGATTCATCCGCGTTACCGACATAAAAACAATACGGTGATCTGAAATGAACGTAATGAATGCGCGACTCAGCGTGATGATGTTTTTGCAGTTTTTCATCTGGGGTGGCTGGTTCGTCACCCTCGGTACTTTTCTCGCGACAACGCTGGCCGCCAGTGGTGGTCAGGTCGGCATGGCCTTCGCCACGCAGTCCTGGGGCGCGATTCTGGCACCGTTTGTCATTGGGCTGATCGCCGACCGTTTCTTCAATGCCGAACGTATTCTGGCGGTGCTGCATCTGCTCGGCGCGGTGTTGCTCTATCAGCTTTATCGCGCGGCGGATTTCAGCGCGTTCTATCCCTATGTGCTCGCCTACATGATGGTCTACATGCCGACATTGGCGCTGGTGAACGCCGTGGCGTTCCGCCAGATCAAAGACCCGGCCCTGGAGTTCTCGCGCATTCGCGTGTGGGGCACCGTGGGCTGGATCGTCGCTGGGGTGGTGATCAGCTTCGTATTCGCCTGGGACTCGCAGCAAAGCATAGCGGCCGGGGCTTGCGCAATACGTTCCTGATGTCCGCCGTCGCGTCGCTGCTGTTGGGGCTTTACAGCTTCAGTCTGCCGAACACTGCGCCGCTGAAAACCGCAGCGGGCTCATCAAGCCTCAAGCAGATGCTCGGCGTGGATGCGTTGGGTTTGCTCAAGGATCGCAGCTATCTGGTGTTCTTCCTTGCCTCGATCCTGATCTGCATTCCGCTGGCGTTCTATTACCAGAATGCCAATCCGTTTCTGGCCGAGATCGGCGTGACCAACCCGACGGCGAAGATGGCGATCGGTCAGGTGTCGGAAGTGCTGTTCATGTTGCTGTTGCCGCTGTTCATCCATCGCTTCGGCATCAAGATCGCACTCCTGGTCGGCATGGCTGCCTGGGCGTTGCGCTACGTGCTGTTTGCCTTCGGCAATAACGACGATCAGGCATTCATGTTGCTGATCGGCATTGCCCTGCACGGCGTGTGCTATGACTTCTTCTTCGTGTCCGGGCAAATCTACACGGATGCCAAGGCACCGGAACGCTTCCGCAGCTCCGCGCAAGGTTTGATCACCTTGGCCACGTACGGGTTGGGCATGTTGATTGGGTTCTGGATTGCGGGACGGATTACCGATCACTTCACATCAAGCGCGGGGCATGACTGGAGAAGCATCTGGCTGTTCCCCGCCGGTTTTTCCGTGGTGGTATTGCTGTGCTTCTGGGCGACATTCAAGAGCCGCGATCGCGACAAGGCCGTGCTGCCGAGTGCGGTTTAGAGCAGAGTTGTAAAGCGTGAATAGAACGAATGCCGCCTGTGGTTGAGGCGGCATTCGTTATCGATGCTCATCGTTGAGCTCAAGCGGTGCGACGTTCGAGCAGACGGTCAGCGCCACCTTCGGCGACCCTATTACCTTGCAGATGATCGGAACCGTCAGAAGCGACCGCATCGCTGAACAGTGGGTCAGTTTCGGTCGCAGCGACTGCATCGCTGAACAGCGGGTCGGTTTCGGTTGCGGCTACTGCATCGCTGAACAAGCGGTCTGTTTGAGTGGCGGCCGCGACCGCATCACTGAACAGCGGGTCGGTTTCGGTGGCGGCGAAGGCATTCAGTGCAAAAACCGAGAAAGCGATACCGAGGATAGTCTGGCGTTTCATGATGATGTGCTCCGAGTCGCAGTGGTTGGGTATGGAGCCGATCTTACGCCGCACCATGGATATGAGAACTTCATTGACTTAATGGTTGTTATTGACGCAATCAATAGATGGTCGAGCATGAGCCGCTATTGGATTGATCTTTATGCTATTGCTTACGTCACCAAGCGAAACGCCCTACAAAGTGGAAAGCATAAAACTGACAATCTCATTTTTGACAGTATTATTCACACAAAAAAAGACCCGTATCAGTCGAAACCGAAACGGGTCTTTTCCCACTTAGACGACCTTATTTCAAGTCGTCAAAGTGATCTCGCAGGAACTCGTAGAAGCGCAAGGCTTTCAACAATCTCCATACAAGGCTCAGCGTACGCAGCAAAAGCTTCATACGTTTTGGCCTCCAGGGCTGGCGGCCAAACCTCCAGCAAACTTACCGGACCATGCGTGCCTTCAGCCTACATGTTGGTGTAGCTAGCGAGGCGGCCGGTTGAAATCCCTCCGAGACATCATTCCGGCGCGGGTGCGAATCCGCGTCAGAGGGCGTAAAACCTTTTGCGCCCCCAGCCAAACCTCACTGCTCTACCAACAAGATGAGCGCGGGCATCTTAACGCAGAAATCAGAAGAGAAAACCCGAGTAGCCAAGGTTATTCTGCGGCTACGACAGAACCTTTGTAAAATCGTATTTATGACAATGTTTATTGACAGACCTGAATTCAGTTTCATGCGCTGGACGTTCCGAAAAAACCTCGCACACCACGCTAAACCTTCGTTGCACTGACGGGAGAAACTCAATACCATGCGCGGACATGTTGGTGTGGCTAGTGATGCACACGGCCTCGGCTCCAAACCGAGGCATGAAAAACCGCCCCGCGAAGGCGGTTTTTTCGTCTGCGTTTTCTGGTCCCATCCAAGGCACATTGCCTGACGCGATCCCTCCTGCGCACCTGCACAAATCTTCTAAACACTCTCCTCCTCCACGCGGTATTTTGGAAACGCCCCTGCTCAACCGCCCTATGGAGTCCTCCCATGGACAAACGCAACTGGATCTCTCTCTCCCAGGATGTCGATACCGGGATCGAGTCGATTCGTGCGCATTTCCGTGGGCATGCCTACGATCCACACTGGCATGACAGTTTTCTCGTCGGAGTGACCGAGCAAGGCGTCCAGCAATTCAACTGCCGCCGGGTGCGTCATCGCAGTACGCCGGGGCACGTGTTTCTGCTCGAGCCGGGTGAAATCCACGACGGCCATGCGCCGACGGAGGATGGCTTTACCTACTCCATGCTGTATCTCGATCCGCACTGGCTGGAGCGCGAACTGCACGCGCTGTTCGAAGAGGCGCCCGCCGACAGTCAGCCAGGCTTTGCCGACACCCTGAGCCACGATCCGCGCCTGTCGGCGGCGATCGTGCAAGCCTTCCACGCGTTACATGACGGCGATCTGCGCATCGTCCGGCAGACTGCGCTGGATGGCCTGCTGGCGTCCCTCACCCGCCACCTCGACTGGCGCAAGCGTCAGGACTTCGATCCGCGCCTGCCACTGGTTGCGCAGGTCGCGCGGGACTATCTGCATGCCCACACCTATGAAGACATCGGCCTCGACGACCTTGCGCAAGCCTGTGGCGTCGATCGTTTTCGCCTGACCCGCGCCTTCAAAGCCGCTTTCGGTCTCGCTCCCCACGCCTACCTTATCCAACTGCGCCTGGCCAAGGCGCGGCAATTGCTCGCGCGCGGCGAGACGCCAGCGCAGGTGGCCAGCGTGCTTGGTTTCGCCGACCAGAGTCACCTCGGTCGCTGGTTCCGCCGCGCCTACCAACTGACCCCGGCGGACTACCGCAGACGCTGCTCAAATCTTCCAGACTGAGGCCTTCGCGCTGACGATCATGATGTCCTGTTTCGACATTCAGGAATTTGCACCATGGCGTCTTTACTGCCCTTTCTGCTGTTTGCTTTCGTTGCCTCGATCACCCCGGGGCCGACCAATATTCTGGTGCTGAGCCACAGTTCCCGGCGCGGATTGATTGCCACGTTGCCGATCATTTTTGGCGCCTGTGCGGCGGCGGCGCTGATTGTGCTGGTGGTCGGGCTCGGTGCTGGCGAAACCCTGTTGCGCTTTCCGCGCGTGCAACAAGCGATGGCGTGGGGCGGTGTGCTCTGGCTGAGTTGGCTGGCGTGGCAGATCTTTCGCAGCCCGCCGCCATCGCTGGACCCGAATGCCGCGCAGGAACAAGGTTTGAGCGTATTCGGCGCGGCGCTGCTGCAACTGGTCAACCCTAAGGTGTGGATGATGGCTGTGGCCGTGGTCAGCGTATTTGTTGGCGGCGGCGACAAGACGCTGCGCCTGCTGGTGTTGTCGCTGGCGTTTCTGCTGGTATCGCTGCCGTGTATGACGCTCTGGGCATTGCTCGGCGTTGGCAGCGCACGCTTGCTCAGCTCACCGCAAGCGTTCAAACGAATGAACGCGGCGCTGGCCCTCCTTCTGCTGCTCTCGGCGTGGCTGGCCGTGTTGGTCTAAAGCCCGGTCGCCTGCCGGTATTCGCGTGGTGTAAACCCGGTCGAGACCTTGAACTGACGGGTGAAAGCGCTGTGATCGGTGTAGCCGCATTGCAGCGCAACCTCGGTGATCGGCAAGTCGCTGTGCAGCAATCGATGCGCGTGTTCCAGGCGGACTTTCTGAATCATCTGCCGTGGTGTCAGGTGAAAAACGCGTTTGCAATAGCGCTCAAGTTGCGCCACGGAAATCCCGGCGATC contains:
- a CDS encoding LacI family transcriptional regulator, producing MSNIREVARLAGVSVATVSRTLKSPERVLAPTRERVMAAVEQAGYRPNLMAVQFRSRRTGNLVILVPTIANTFFARVISGAQQAAQAAGYRLLLCDTQGREELERQFAELVYAYQADGVIQLRAYDPFEHAPADADLPPIVNACEVVKAGRYPTISLDNVGAAKAMTDHLIALGHRRIGLIKGSKNSPLTRDRLAGYEAALREAGIAFDEALICHGNFTLEAGFAGAERMLAMVNRPTALFCENDEMAIGALKRIRQAGLRVPEDISLVGFDDIPMAAYCDPPLTTISQPAEVFGTKAVEMLIALIEKLPLSERHVVLPFELTPRSSTARIDNSGKR
- a CDS encoding AraC family transcriptional regulator produces the protein MDKRNWISLSQDVDTGIESIRAHFRGHAYDPHWHDSFLVGVTEQGVQQFNCRRVRHRSTPGHVFLLEPGEIHDGHAPTEDGFTYSMLYLDPHWLERELHALFEEAPADSQPGFADTLSHDPRLSAAIVQAFHALHDGDLRIVRQTALDGLLASLTRHLDWRKRQDFDPRLPLVAQVARDYLHAHTYEDIGLDDLAQACGVDRFRLTRAFKAAFGLAPHAYLIQLRLAKARQLLARGETPAQVASVLGFADQSHLGRWFRRAYQLTPADYRRRCSNLPD
- a CDS encoding LysE family translocator, with the protein product MASLLPFLLFAFVASITPGPTNILVLSHSSRRGLIATLPIIFGACAAAALIVLVVGLGAGETLLRFPRVQQAMAWGGVLWLSWLAWQIFRSPPPSLDPNAAQEQGLSVFGAALLQLVNPKVWMMAVAVVSVFVGGGDKTLRLLVLSLAFLLVSLPCMTLWALLGVGSARLLSSPQAFKRMNAALALLLLLSAWLAVLV
- a CDS encoding sugar phosphate isomerase/epimerase, translated to MNSNQQNAAGLKGPGIFLAQFIADEAPFDSLANIAEWAASQGYKAIQVPTLGTRFLDLQRAAESQDYCDELIAVCARTGVVISELSTHLQGQLVAVHPAFDSLFDDFAPPALRGKPRERTEWAIEQLKLAARASQRLGLTAHATFSGALLWPYVYPWPQRPAGLVEQGFAELGKRWLPILDCFEEAGVDLCYEIHPGEDLHDGASFEQFLEAVNHHPRAAILYDPSHLLLQQMDYLGFIDRYHQRIRMFHVKDAEFRPDARSGVYGGYQGWVERPGRFRSLGDGQIDFKSIFSKLCQYDFNGWAVLEWECCLKDSAQGAAEGAAFIERHMIRKTAKAFDDFAGVSADAASNRRLLGLTDD
- a CDS encoding Gfo/Idh/MocA family oxidoreductase; translated protein: MGFVGGGEGSFIARAHRQAAGLDGRFELVCGAFSRDSENNQRTAATLGVSAERCYDDWQTLLTREAALPAEQRMQLLVIVTPNHLHAPIAREALSAGFHVFSEKPAALNLAEVQALRSVVINSQRIYGLAHTYLGYAMVWQAREMVVSGVLGRVRKVLVEYPQGWLSSDVAGQGNKQAGWRDDPTQSGIGGCIGDIGTHAFSLAEFVAGQSIQFISAMLGAHVEGRQLDDDVAMLFKMSDGASGVLLASQVCAGEENPLKIRVYGDKGGLEWRQEEPASLIHRPLDEPMRVLRSGVGQPWLCAAATQRMRLPAGHPEGYLEAMANLYGALAEAILQGTEGHQAPGVPGIETGLRGMAFIETAIANHLGNEKWSEIPGQLTGAPNNEQ